The following proteins are encoded in a genomic region of Synechococcus sp. WH 8016:
- a CDS encoding lipid-A-disaccharide synthase-related protein: MLLISNGHGEDLIALKIIEALRTQRPQLTLKVLPLVGTGGSFRQAIEKGWVQQVGPAAPLPSGGFSNQSLSGLFADLIAGLPLLTWQQWRCLRKLRTEIDAVLAVGDLLPLLMAWGSGRPFAFVGTPKSDYTWSSGPGRDLSDHYHALKGSEWDPWEWLLMRNKRCRLVVTRDRLTARGLRKHGVRAEAPGNPMMDGLSNATAPASLSRCRRILLLCGSRMPEAERNFSRLLLGLAPLPSDRPIAVLVALGSTASLQALGSELKRQGFRSSPPPSDALQAGACWLRGQVLVLLGTGQFELWAPWAEVGVATAGTATEQLVGLGIPALSLPGKGPQFTQGFAKRQSRLLGGAVRSCQSSHELNTRLKKLLEDPSLRLQMGRRGRQRMGPAGGSEAIAKRVLIQLPLGHGY, encoded by the coding sequence CTGCTGCTCATCAGCAATGGGCACGGGGAAGACCTCATCGCCTTAAAGATCATCGAGGCACTTCGGACCCAACGTCCGCAACTAACCCTGAAGGTGTTGCCACTGGTTGGGACGGGCGGAAGCTTCAGGCAAGCCATCGAAAAAGGCTGGGTCCAACAAGTTGGGCCCGCTGCGCCGCTCCCAAGTGGCGGATTTAGCAACCAAAGCCTGAGTGGCCTCTTTGCGGATTTAATCGCTGGGCTACCCCTGCTCACATGGCAGCAGTGGCGATGCCTGCGCAAACTCCGCACTGAGATTGACGCCGTCCTTGCCGTGGGAGACCTGCTCCCGCTCTTGATGGCTTGGGGTTCGGGACGGCCCTTCGCCTTTGTGGGCACCCCAAAAAGCGATTACACCTGGTCCAGCGGCCCTGGTCGTGACCTCAGCGATCACTATCACGCCCTCAAAGGGAGCGAATGGGATCCGTGGGAATGGCTGCTCATGCGCAACAAACGCTGCCGTTTGGTGGTCACCCGTGACCGCTTAACAGCGCGAGGACTGCGAAAGCATGGGGTCCGCGCGGAAGCCCCTGGCAATCCGATGATGGATGGGTTGAGCAATGCAACCGCCCCTGCCAGCCTGAGTCGCTGCAGGCGCATCCTGCTGCTGTGCGGAAGCCGCATGCCAGAAGCGGAGCGCAACTTCAGCCGCTTACTGCTCGGGTTGGCACCGTTGCCCAGCGACCGACCGATTGCCGTGCTGGTCGCGCTTGGCAGCACGGCAAGCCTTCAAGCCCTTGGCTCAGAACTCAAGCGCCAAGGATTTCGATCCAGTCCACCACCCAGTGATGCGTTGCAGGCGGGAGCCTGCTGGCTAAGGGGGCAAGTCCTTGTCCTCTTAGGGACCGGACAGTTCGAGCTTTGGGCTCCATGGGCTGAAGTGGGCGTCGCCACGGCAGGAACAGCTACCGAGCAACTCGTCGGCTTGGGCATTCCCGCTCTCTCCCTTCCTGGGAAAGGACCTCAATTCACCCAAGGGTTCGCAAAACGCCAAAGTCGCTTGCTCGGCGGAGCGGTGCGTTCTTGCCAATCGAGCCATGAGCTCAACACACGCCTGAAAAAGCTCCTCGAGGACCCGTCTTTGAGATTGCAAATGGGTCGAAGAGGTCGGCAACGCATGGGGCCTGCCGGTGGCAGTGAAGCCATCGCTAAGCGAGTTCTGATCCAACTGCCGCTCGGCCACGGATACTGA
- a CDS encoding ion transporter yields MPGWRWRGFSSKIQVLCEEDQVKNIRNRVCILLEEEQAGRKSTYVVKAIGLLIVFSILLAILATEPAVRGPYLDLLAKLDLVVAILFLVEYLSRLWIAPLRDGARKGVRGALDFAITPMAILDLVAIAPTILGFISPELYLLRLIRLVRIGKIGRSKRFQKSVKHFNHAITSKKEELQISAIYSAVVICISSALMYLVEGSVQTEQFGSIPRCLWWSVITVTTVGYGDVSPETAAGKIVAAMTALFGIAVIAIPIGIISSGFTDSLSLEKTDLDSKSG; encoded by the coding sequence GTGCCTGGGTGGCGATGGAGGGGTTTCAGCAGCAAAATACAAGTTCTTTGCGAGGAAGATCAGGTGAAAAATATTAGAAATAGGGTTTGTATTTTGCTTGAAGAAGAGCAAGCTGGTCGAAAAAGCACGTATGTTGTTAAGGCTATTGGGCTTTTAATTGTCTTCTCCATTCTGCTGGCAATTCTTGCGACGGAGCCGGCGGTTCGTGGCCCTTATCTTGATCTTTTGGCGAAATTAGACCTGGTCGTCGCAATCTTGTTTCTTGTGGAATACCTTTCCCGTTTATGGATTGCGCCGCTCCGAGACGGGGCGCGAAAAGGAGTGAGAGGCGCCTTGGATTTCGCGATCACTCCAATGGCGATTCTTGATCTTGTTGCGATTGCGCCAACGATCCTTGGATTTATTAGTCCTGAGCTCTATCTGCTTCGACTGATTCGTCTTGTGCGAATTGGCAAGATAGGGCGTTCTAAGCGCTTTCAGAAAAGTGTGAAGCACTTTAATCACGCTATTACGTCGAAAAAGGAAGAATTGCAAATTTCTGCCATCTATTCGGCTGTCGTGATTTGCATCAGTAGTGCATTGATGTATTTGGTTGAAGGAAGCGTGCAAACCGAGCAATTTGGCTCCATCCCTCGGTGCTTATGGTGGTCAGTGATTACCGTAACGACGGTTGGCTATGGAGATGTATCTCCAGAAACAGCAGCTGGAAAGATTGTTGCTGCGATGACGGCATTGTTTGGGATTGCTGTGATCGCAATCCCTATTGGCATTATTTCTTCTGGATTCACAGATTCTCTGAGTTTAGAAAAAACGGATTTAGATTCCAAGAGTGGTTGA
- a CDS encoding aldo/keto reductase yields MTGIGFGTWAWGNQLLWGYQPERDDPDLAATLRAAVQGGLSLVDTADSYGTGRLNGRSERLLGQFLRAMDPVQSQKLKVATKLAPFPWRLGRGGFKRAFDASKERLGGRLDRIQLHWSTARYAPWQELPLLDGLGDLVEQGLVPELGLSNVGPKRLRFLHEHLLNRGISLKSVQVQLSLLAPEPVLHGELADVCRELGVELLAYSPLALGILAIPPGAQGTTATMLRSRLFQRLLPASEGLRAVMVEIAASRSASMAQVALNWCRAHGACPIPGLRRPAQVIDVTQALQWSLSETERQALDQASQKTVARMPANPFQSA; encoded by the coding sequence GTGACGGGAATCGGATTTGGGACTTGGGCCTGGGGCAATCAATTGCTGTGGGGTTACCAGCCGGAGCGTGATGATCCCGATCTTGCGGCCACTCTGAGAGCAGCTGTTCAAGGCGGATTGTCGCTTGTGGACACCGCCGATTCCTATGGAACAGGACGCCTCAATGGGCGTAGCGAACGGTTGCTGGGTCAGTTTCTGCGTGCCATGGATCCTGTTCAGTCCCAAAAGCTCAAGGTGGCAACCAAGTTGGCTCCATTCCCTTGGCGGCTGGGACGCGGCGGGTTTAAGCGTGCGTTTGATGCCAGTAAAGAGCGTTTGGGAGGACGTTTGGATCGAATTCAATTGCATTGGAGCACGGCTCGCTATGCCCCTTGGCAAGAGTTGCCTTTGCTCGATGGGCTTGGGGACCTCGTCGAGCAAGGCTTGGTGCCAGAACTGGGCTTGTCCAACGTGGGGCCCAAGCGTCTTCGCTTCCTCCATGAACATCTCTTGAACAGAGGGATCTCCTTAAAAAGCGTGCAAGTTCAGCTGTCTCTGCTTGCTCCTGAACCGGTTCTCCATGGCGAGTTGGCGGACGTGTGCCGGGAGCTTGGTGTTGAGTTATTGGCCTATAGCCCCCTAGCCCTCGGGATTTTGGCGATTCCTCCGGGAGCGCAAGGCACCACCGCAACGATGTTGCGTTCAAGGTTGTTTCAGCGTCTGCTCCCAGCCAGTGAGGGCTTGCGTGCCGTCATGGTTGAGATCGCTGCAAGCCGAAGCGCTTCGATGGCCCAAGTGGCTTTGAATTGGTGCCGGGCCCATGGTGCTTGTCCGATTCCAGGATTGCGCCGCCCAGCCCAAGTAATTGATGTCACTCAAGCTTTGCAATGGTCGCTGAGTGAAACCGAGAGGCAAGCTTTGGATCAAGCCAGTCAAAAAACAGTGGCACGCATGCCAGCTAATCCATTTCAGAGTGCCTGA
- a CDS encoding 2-hydroxyacyl-CoA dehydratase: protein MAFDKIQRTTRRRSSAGPTPPRRPLGGNYDRASGHRQGARPTFLALKDHGKVFVADMPFLSDGQLANITKEAAEVLESLERRIVELEEIADQPIADRDTLIKACTKRDVTHRFLRAIEEEQQQRRENPAVLSAAGESLPRTFLEIARHRLPGATFDSLLQEALNACEQSKAQEETSNPSPVKVIPFQGKASSLPVVVSPDPDPADQAL, encoded by the coding sequence ATGGCTTTCGATAAAATTCAGAGAACGACCCGTAGACGATCTTCTGCTGGTCCTACGCCTCCACGGAGGCCTCTAGGCGGGAATTATGACCGTGCATCAGGCCATCGACAAGGGGCCAGGCCTACTTTTCTAGCCCTCAAAGATCATGGAAAGGTCTTTGTAGCCGATATGCCCTTCCTGTCGGACGGACAACTCGCCAACATCACCAAAGAAGCTGCTGAAGTTCTCGAGAGCCTCGAGCGCAGGATTGTTGAACTTGAAGAGATTGCGGATCAGCCAATTGCCGACCGCGACACCCTGATTAAGGCCTGCACCAAGCGAGACGTGACCCATCGTTTCCTTCGTGCCATTGAAGAGGAGCAACAGCAGCGCCGTGAAAACCCAGCGGTCCTGAGCGCTGCAGGGGAGTCCCTACCAAGAACATTTCTTGAAATCGCCCGGCATCGTCTGCCAGGAGCCACATTTGATTCTCTTCTTCAAGAAGCTTTGAATGCCTGTGAACAATCCAAGGCGCAGGAAGAGACGTCCAATCCATCTCCGGTCAAGGTCATTCCATTCCAGGGCAAAGCATCCTCTTTGCCAGTGGTTGTAAGTCCTGATCCTGATCCTGCTGATCAGGCACTCTGA